Proteins encoded together in one Canis lupus familiaris isolate Mischka breed German Shepherd chromosome 25, alternate assembly UU_Cfam_GSD_1.0, whole genome shotgun sequence window:
- the LOC102151714 gene encoding serine protease 52-like isoform X2: protein MKGWRDGRALLLLPVTLLLFWAHSSPATTCGQIKSRKPEKSETLEITGGEPADLNDFPWQVSILYNRRHLCGGSILSQWWILTAAHCFINKSESALEIMHGERIIGIKNLKRMKVDKLIIHPYFDSWFLNHDIALLLLKSPFKLGANIIPICLSEVTDIQKWRNCWVTGWGINIPTQSMTEELHKVNIDLVKWEICSQLMPMLTRNMMCAGNIQEGKDACQRRLSTFLKREGKAVFKKIGVFIQVCLKQNSLSCEKQQNKTERRNLFCIHSEREEQRMKRGSLCWLSMAASEQDSLATI from the exons cGACATGCGGccaaataaaaagtagaaagccTGAGAAGTCAGAAACTTTGGAAATAACAGGTGGGGAACCTGCAGACTTGAATGATTTTCCATGGCAGGTGAGTATTCTTTACAACAGGAGACATCTCTGTGGAGGATCGATCCTCAGCCAGTGGTGGATTTTAACCGCAGCCCATTGCTTCATAAACAAAAGTGA atctGCCTTGGAGATTATGCATGGTGAAAGAATCATTGGCATCAAGAACTTGAAGAGGATGAAAGTGGACAAGCTAATTATTCACCCTTATTTTGACAGCTGGTTCTTGAATCATGACATTGCTTTGCTTTTGCTCAAATCTCCGTTTAAGTTGGGTGCCAACATAATACCTATCTGCCTTTCAGAGGTCACTGACATACAGAAATGGAGAAACTGCTGGGTGACTGGATGGGGCATTAACA TTCCTACGCAAAGTATGACTGAAGAGCTGCACAAAGTCAACATCGACCTGGTCAAATGGGAAATATGTTCCCAACTTATGCCTATGCTCACCAGGAACATGATGTGTGCTGGGAACATTCAAGAAGGGAAAGATGCCTGCCAG aggcgACTCAGCACATTTttgaagagagagggaaaagctgtATTCAAAAAGATCGGTGTTTTTATACAAGTTTGCCTAAAGCAGAATTCCTTGAGctgtgaaaaacaacaaaataaaacagaaaggagaaatctTTTCTGCatacatagtgaaagggaagaacAGAGAATGAAAAGAGGTTCTCTGTGCTGGCTTTCAATGGCTGCATCAGAACAGGACAGCTTGGCCACCATCTGA
- the LOC102151714 gene encoding serine protease 52-like isoform X1, protein MKGWRDGRALLLLPVTLLLFWAHSSPATTCGQIKSRKPEKSETLEITGGEPADLNDFPWQVSILYNRRHLCGGSILSQWWILTAAHCFINKSESALEIMHGERIIGIKNLKRMKVDKLIIHPYFDSWFLNHDIALLLLKSPFKLGANIIPICLSEVTDIQKWRNCWVTGWGINIPTQSMTEELHKVNIDLVKWEICSQLMPMLTRNMMCAGNIQEGKDACQGDSGGPLVCQKKDNQSIWYQLGIVSWGVGCGEKRLPGVYTKVSNYLLWINVETTLSGKPYMHDPDCGYSFLLSPWTILLLHFVILLLPL, encoded by the exons cGACATGCGGccaaataaaaagtagaaagccTGAGAAGTCAGAAACTTTGGAAATAACAGGTGGGGAACCTGCAGACTTGAATGATTTTCCATGGCAGGTGAGTATTCTTTACAACAGGAGACATCTCTGTGGAGGATCGATCCTCAGCCAGTGGTGGATTTTAACCGCAGCCCATTGCTTCATAAACAAAAGTGA atctGCCTTGGAGATTATGCATGGTGAAAGAATCATTGGCATCAAGAACTTGAAGAGGATGAAAGTGGACAAGCTAATTATTCACCCTTATTTTGACAGCTGGTTCTTGAATCATGACATTGCTTTGCTTTTGCTCAAATCTCCGTTTAAGTTGGGTGCCAACATAATACCTATCTGCCTTTCAGAGGTCACTGACATACAGAAATGGAGAAACTGCTGGGTGACTGGATGGGGCATTAACA TTCCTACGCAAAGTATGACTGAAGAGCTGCACAAAGTCAACATCGACCTGGTCAAATGGGAAATATGTTCCCAACTTATGCCTATGCTCACCAGGAACATGATGTGTGCTGGGAACATTCAAGAAGGGAAAGATGCCTGCCAG GGTGACAGTGGAGGGCCTCTGGTTTGCCAGAAAAAAGACAACCAAAGCATATGGTACCAGCTGGGCATTGTCAGCTGGGGAGTGGGCTGTGGCGAAAAGAGACTGCCTGGAGTGTATACGAAGGTGTCTAATTATCTGCTATGGATTAACGTAGAGACCACGCTGTCAGGAAAGCCTTATATGCATGATCCAGACTGTGGGTACAGTTTTCTTCTATCACCCTGGACCATCTTATTACTGCATTTTGTGATACTTCTATTACCCCTATGA
- the LOC102151714 gene encoding serine protease 52-like isoform X3, translated as MAGEYSLQQETSLWRIDPQPVVDFNRSPLLHKQKSALEIMHGERIIGIKNLKRMKVDKLIIHPYFDSWFLNHDIALLLLKSPFKLGANIIPICLSEVTDIQKWRNCWVTGWGINIPTQSMTEELHKVNIDLVKWEICSQLMPMLTRNMMCAGNIQEGKDACQGDSGGPLVCQKKDNQSIWYQLGIVSWGVGCGEKRLPGVYTKVSNYLLWINVETTLSGKPYMHDPDCGYSFLLSPWTILLLHFVILLLPL; from the exons ATGGCAGGTGAGTATTCTTTACAACAGGAGACATCTCTGTGGAGGATCGATCCTCAGCCAGTGGTGGATTTTAACCGCAGCCCATTGCTTCATAAACAAAA atctGCCTTGGAGATTATGCATGGTGAAAGAATCATTGGCATCAAGAACTTGAAGAGGATGAAAGTGGACAAGCTAATTATTCACCCTTATTTTGACAGCTGGTTCTTGAATCATGACATTGCTTTGCTTTTGCTCAAATCTCCGTTTAAGTTGGGTGCCAACATAATACCTATCTGCCTTTCAGAGGTCACTGACATACAGAAATGGAGAAACTGCTGGGTGACTGGATGGGGCATTAACA TTCCTACGCAAAGTATGACTGAAGAGCTGCACAAAGTCAACATCGACCTGGTCAAATGGGAAATATGTTCCCAACTTATGCCTATGCTCACCAGGAACATGATGTGTGCTGGGAACATTCAAGAAGGGAAAGATGCCTGCCAG GGTGACAGTGGAGGGCCTCTGGTTTGCCAGAAAAAAGACAACCAAAGCATATGGTACCAGCTGGGCATTGTCAGCTGGGGAGTGGGCTGTGGCGAAAAGAGACTGCCTGGAGTGTATACGAAGGTGTCTAATTATCTGCTATGGATTAACGTAGAGACCACGCTGTCAGGAAAGCCTTATATGCATGATCCAGACTGTGGGTACAGTTTTCTTCTATCACCCTGGACCATCTTATTACTGCATTTTGTGATACTTCTATTACCCCTATGA